A genomic window from Salvia hispanica cultivar TCC Black 2014 chromosome 5, UniMelb_Shisp_WGS_1.0, whole genome shotgun sequence includes:
- the LOC125191035 gene encoding serine/threonine-protein kinase TOUSLED-like isoform X2 — protein sequence MSDELILHLSNSSNQSGQSSKIAKLEARLVGKASSAAASQPQQVQTQLNSWTVSAKFGGAADGLGESLVDSDDSDDDSGGAYLIQANTQKRRKVDEVCSPISVEQAEDSNFSGSTQPAAADARDKNTEPVDNNKLGGDVSKRKQSRGRANTSSGRGRGSRVSDQARNQSISPANGQDGLVKEQLGHDSSREDEGTSLRAKVSAMEEELKKSREEVSDSRNKCERLEKELKDIRDYEQQMKPKRMKVMSDLLVSVSKAERQEARMRVRQDSLRLGNIGVVRAGTIISEAWEDGQAMKDINAQLRSLLEMKEGIERQRKSLKKRPSDKGEVADADGGNQEEDVLMQDEIFKSRLASIKREEEAVLRERDRHELEKGRLIREMKRIRDEDGSRFNNFQILNHRYALLNLLGKGGFSEVYKAFDLVEHRYVACKLHGLNAQWSEEKKQSYIRHAIREYNIHKTLVHRHIVRLWDIFEIDHNTFCTVLEYCSGKDLDAVLKATPILPEREARIIVVQIFQGLVYLNKRSQKIIHYDLKPGNVLFDEFGVAKVTDFGLSKIVEDNVGSQGMELTSQGAGTYWYLPPECFELNRIPLISSKVDVWSLGVLLYQMLFGRRPFGHDQSQERILREDTIIKARKVEFPSRPSVSNEAKDFVRRCLTYNQAERPDVLAIAQDPYVIYTKK from the exons ATGTCGGACGAATTGATCTTGCATTTATCCAATTCCTCGAACCAATCGGGTCAGTCCTCTAAGATCGCGAAGCTTGAAGCGAGATTGGTGGGCAAGGCTTCGTCTGCAGCTGCCTCACAGCCGCAACAAGTCCAGACGCAGCTGAATTCGTGGACTGTGTCTGCCAAGTTTGGAGGTGCTGCGGATGGTTTGGGGGAGTCTTTAGTTGATAGCGATGATTCGGACGATGAT AGCGGAGGAGCCTATCTCATACAAGCAAATACTCAAAAGCGGCGGAAGGTTGATGAAGTATGTAGCCCTATTTCTGTTGAACAAGCTGAG GACAGTAATTTTTCTGGAAGTACCCAACCGGCAGCAGCTGATGCTCGGGACAAGAACACAGAGCCAGTTGACAACAACAAGCTAGGTGGTGATGtaagtaaaagaaaacaaagccGTGGTCGGGCTAATACTTCTTCTGGTAGGGGGCGGGGTTCTCGTGTTAGTGATCAGGCAAGAAATCAGAGTATTTCTCCGGCAAATGGACAG GATGGTCTCGTTAAAGAACAGCTCGGGCATGACTCCTCAAGAGAG GATGAAGGAACTTCACTACGCGCAAAGGTTTCAGCAATGGAGGAAGAACTGAAAAAATCACGTGAAGAGGTTTCTGATTCCCGGAATAAATGTGAACGACTTGAAAAG GAGCTTAAGGATATCAGAGATTATGAACAACAGATGAAACCAAAG AGAATGAAAGTAATGTCTGATTTATTGGTGTCTGTATCAAAAGCTGAAAGACAAGAGGCAAGGATGAGAGTACGCCAGGATTCCCTCCGACTTGGCAACATTGGAGTGGTCAG AGCTGGGACGATCATATCTGAAGCGTGGGAGGATGGACAAGCCATGAAAGATATCAATGCCCAACTT AGGAGTTTGTTGGAAATGAAGGAGGGAATTGAAAGACAGAGAAAATCTCTGAAGAAACGACCATCCG ACAAGGGTGAGGTAGCTGATGCAGATGGCGGGAATCAGGAAGAAGATGTTCTCATGCAGGATGAAATTTTTAAGTCTCGCCTAGCCAGCATCAAACGG GAGGAGGAAGCTGTATTGCGTGAAAGAGACCGCCATGAATTGGAGAAGGGAAGATTAATACGTGAAATGAAACGTATAAGGGATGAGGATGGCTCTCGTTTCAACAATTTTCAGATATTGAATCACCGCTATGCTCTGTTAAACCTTTTGGGCAAAGGAGGATTTAGTGAAGTTTATAAG GCTTTTGACTTGGTGGAACATAGATATGTTGCCTGTAAGCTACATGGTTTGAATGCTCAGTGGAGTGAAGAGAAGAAGCAAAGCTATATACGGCATGCAATCAGGGAATATAATATTCACAAAACTTTGGTCCACCGTCACATAGTTCGGCTTTGGGACATCTTTGAGATTGATCACAACACATTCTGCACTGTCTTGGAGTATTGCAGTG GCAAGGATCTCGATGCTGTTCTTAAAGCAACACCTATACTCCCAGAAAGAGAAGCTAGAATTATTGTAGTCCAGATCTTTCAGGGCCTTGTTTACCTGAATAAAAGATCACAGAAGATTATTCATTACGATTTGAAACCTGGAAACGTTctatttgatgaatttggcGTTGCCAAAGTCACAGATTTCGGTCTTAGCAAGATTGTGGAGGACAATGTTGGATCCCAAGGCATGGAACTTACATCCCAGGGCGCTGGTACGTATTG GTATCTGCCTCCTGAATGTTTTGAGCTAAACAGGATACCTCTCATATCCTCGAAG GTTGATGTTTGGTCTCTGGGCGTCTTATTGTACCAAATGCTGTTTGGCAGACGGCCTTTTGGGCACGACCAAAGTCAAGAGAGAATTCTTCGTGAAGATACAATTATCAAAGCCCGTAAAGTTGAGTTCCCTTCAAGACCATCTGTATCTAATGAGGCAAAG GATTTTGTTCGCCGTTGCCTAACATACAATCAAGCTGAGCGACCTGATGTTTTAGCTATTGCTCAAGATCCATACGTGATCTATACGAAGAAATGA
- the LOC125191035 gene encoding serine/threonine-protein kinase TOUSLED-like isoform X1, producing the protein MSDELILHLSNSSNQSGQSSKIAKLEARLVGKASSAAASQPQQVQTQLNSWTVSAKFGGAADGLGESLVDSDDSDDDSGGAYLIQANTQKRRKVDEVCSPISVEQAEDSNFSGSTQPAAADARDKNTEPVDNNKLGGDVSKRKQSRGRANTSSGRGRGSRVSDQARNQSISPANGQVENSPCKDGLVKEQLGHDSSREDEGTSLRAKVSAMEEELKKSREEVSDSRNKCERLEKELKDIRDYEQQMKPKRMKVMSDLLVSVSKAERQEARMRVRQDSLRLGNIGVVRAGTIISEAWEDGQAMKDINAQLRSLLEMKEGIERQRKSLKKRPSDKGEVADADGGNQEEDVLMQDEIFKSRLASIKREEEAVLRERDRHELEKGRLIREMKRIRDEDGSRFNNFQILNHRYALLNLLGKGGFSEVYKAFDLVEHRYVACKLHGLNAQWSEEKKQSYIRHAIREYNIHKTLVHRHIVRLWDIFEIDHNTFCTVLEYCSGKDLDAVLKATPILPEREARIIVVQIFQGLVYLNKRSQKIIHYDLKPGNVLFDEFGVAKVTDFGLSKIVEDNVGSQGMELTSQGAGTYWYLPPECFELNRIPLISSKVDVWSLGVLLYQMLFGRRPFGHDQSQERILREDTIIKARKVEFPSRPSVSNEAKDFVRRCLTYNQAERPDVLAIAQDPYVIYTKK; encoded by the exons ATGTCGGACGAATTGATCTTGCATTTATCCAATTCCTCGAACCAATCGGGTCAGTCCTCTAAGATCGCGAAGCTTGAAGCGAGATTGGTGGGCAAGGCTTCGTCTGCAGCTGCCTCACAGCCGCAACAAGTCCAGACGCAGCTGAATTCGTGGACTGTGTCTGCCAAGTTTGGAGGTGCTGCGGATGGTTTGGGGGAGTCTTTAGTTGATAGCGATGATTCGGACGATGAT AGCGGAGGAGCCTATCTCATACAAGCAAATACTCAAAAGCGGCGGAAGGTTGATGAAGTATGTAGCCCTATTTCTGTTGAACAAGCTGAG GACAGTAATTTTTCTGGAAGTACCCAACCGGCAGCAGCTGATGCTCGGGACAAGAACACAGAGCCAGTTGACAACAACAAGCTAGGTGGTGATGtaagtaaaagaaaacaaagccGTGGTCGGGCTAATACTTCTTCTGGTAGGGGGCGGGGTTCTCGTGTTAGTGATCAGGCAAGAAATCAGAGTATTTCTCCGGCAAATGGACAGGTCGAGAACTCCCCTTGTAAG GATGGTCTCGTTAAAGAACAGCTCGGGCATGACTCCTCAAGAGAG GATGAAGGAACTTCACTACGCGCAAAGGTTTCAGCAATGGAGGAAGAACTGAAAAAATCACGTGAAGAGGTTTCTGATTCCCGGAATAAATGTGAACGACTTGAAAAG GAGCTTAAGGATATCAGAGATTATGAACAACAGATGAAACCAAAG AGAATGAAAGTAATGTCTGATTTATTGGTGTCTGTATCAAAAGCTGAAAGACAAGAGGCAAGGATGAGAGTACGCCAGGATTCCCTCCGACTTGGCAACATTGGAGTGGTCAG AGCTGGGACGATCATATCTGAAGCGTGGGAGGATGGACAAGCCATGAAAGATATCAATGCCCAACTT AGGAGTTTGTTGGAAATGAAGGAGGGAATTGAAAGACAGAGAAAATCTCTGAAGAAACGACCATCCG ACAAGGGTGAGGTAGCTGATGCAGATGGCGGGAATCAGGAAGAAGATGTTCTCATGCAGGATGAAATTTTTAAGTCTCGCCTAGCCAGCATCAAACGG GAGGAGGAAGCTGTATTGCGTGAAAGAGACCGCCATGAATTGGAGAAGGGAAGATTAATACGTGAAATGAAACGTATAAGGGATGAGGATGGCTCTCGTTTCAACAATTTTCAGATATTGAATCACCGCTATGCTCTGTTAAACCTTTTGGGCAAAGGAGGATTTAGTGAAGTTTATAAG GCTTTTGACTTGGTGGAACATAGATATGTTGCCTGTAAGCTACATGGTTTGAATGCTCAGTGGAGTGAAGAGAAGAAGCAAAGCTATATACGGCATGCAATCAGGGAATATAATATTCACAAAACTTTGGTCCACCGTCACATAGTTCGGCTTTGGGACATCTTTGAGATTGATCACAACACATTCTGCACTGTCTTGGAGTATTGCAGTG GCAAGGATCTCGATGCTGTTCTTAAAGCAACACCTATACTCCCAGAAAGAGAAGCTAGAATTATTGTAGTCCAGATCTTTCAGGGCCTTGTTTACCTGAATAAAAGATCACAGAAGATTATTCATTACGATTTGAAACCTGGAAACGTTctatttgatgaatttggcGTTGCCAAAGTCACAGATTTCGGTCTTAGCAAGATTGTGGAGGACAATGTTGGATCCCAAGGCATGGAACTTACATCCCAGGGCGCTGGTACGTATTG GTATCTGCCTCCTGAATGTTTTGAGCTAAACAGGATACCTCTCATATCCTCGAAG GTTGATGTTTGGTCTCTGGGCGTCTTATTGTACCAAATGCTGTTTGGCAGACGGCCTTTTGGGCACGACCAAAGTCAAGAGAGAATTCTTCGTGAAGATACAATTATCAAAGCCCGTAAAGTTGAGTTCCCTTCAAGACCATCTGTATCTAATGAGGCAAAG GATTTTGTTCGCCGTTGCCTAACATACAATCAAGCTGAGCGACCTGATGTTTTAGCTATTGCTCAAGATCCATACGTGATCTATACGAAGAAATGA
- the LOC125191035 gene encoding serine/threonine-protein kinase TOUSLED-like isoform X3, translating to MSDELILHLSNSSNQSGQSSKIAKLEARLVGKASSAAASQPQQVQTQLNSWTVSAKFGGAADGLGESLVDSDDSDDDSGGAYLIQANTQKRRKVDEVCSPISVEQAEDSNFSGSTQPAAADARDKNTEPVDNNKLGGDVSKRKQSRGRANTSSGRGRGSRVSDQARNQSISPANGQVENSPCKDGLVKEQLGHDSSREDEGTSLRAKVSAMEEELKKSREEVSDSRNKCERLEKELKDIRDYEQQMKPKRMKVMSDLLVSVSKAERQEARMRVRQDSLRLGNIGVVRAGTIISEAWEDGQAMKDINAQLRSLLEMKEGIERQRKSLKKRPSDKGEVADADGGNQEEDVLMQDEIFKSRLASIKREEEAVLRERDRHELEKGRLIREMKRIRDEDGSRFNNFQILNHRYALLNLLGKGGFSEVYKAFDLVEHRYVACKLHGLNAQWSEEKKQSYIRHAIREYNIHKTLVHRHIVRLWDIFEIDHNTFCTVLEYCSGKDLDAVLKATPILPEREARIIVVQIFQGLVYLNKRSQKIIHYDLKPGNVLFDEFGVAKVTDFGLSKIVEDNVGSQGMELTSQGAGICLLNVLS from the exons ATGTCGGACGAATTGATCTTGCATTTATCCAATTCCTCGAACCAATCGGGTCAGTCCTCTAAGATCGCGAAGCTTGAAGCGAGATTGGTGGGCAAGGCTTCGTCTGCAGCTGCCTCACAGCCGCAACAAGTCCAGACGCAGCTGAATTCGTGGACTGTGTCTGCCAAGTTTGGAGGTGCTGCGGATGGTTTGGGGGAGTCTTTAGTTGATAGCGATGATTCGGACGATGAT AGCGGAGGAGCCTATCTCATACAAGCAAATACTCAAAAGCGGCGGAAGGTTGATGAAGTATGTAGCCCTATTTCTGTTGAACAAGCTGAG GACAGTAATTTTTCTGGAAGTACCCAACCGGCAGCAGCTGATGCTCGGGACAAGAACACAGAGCCAGTTGACAACAACAAGCTAGGTGGTGATGtaagtaaaagaaaacaaagccGTGGTCGGGCTAATACTTCTTCTGGTAGGGGGCGGGGTTCTCGTGTTAGTGATCAGGCAAGAAATCAGAGTATTTCTCCGGCAAATGGACAGGTCGAGAACTCCCCTTGTAAG GATGGTCTCGTTAAAGAACAGCTCGGGCATGACTCCTCAAGAGAG GATGAAGGAACTTCACTACGCGCAAAGGTTTCAGCAATGGAGGAAGAACTGAAAAAATCACGTGAAGAGGTTTCTGATTCCCGGAATAAATGTGAACGACTTGAAAAG GAGCTTAAGGATATCAGAGATTATGAACAACAGATGAAACCAAAG AGAATGAAAGTAATGTCTGATTTATTGGTGTCTGTATCAAAAGCTGAAAGACAAGAGGCAAGGATGAGAGTACGCCAGGATTCCCTCCGACTTGGCAACATTGGAGTGGTCAG AGCTGGGACGATCATATCTGAAGCGTGGGAGGATGGACAAGCCATGAAAGATATCAATGCCCAACTT AGGAGTTTGTTGGAAATGAAGGAGGGAATTGAAAGACAGAGAAAATCTCTGAAGAAACGACCATCCG ACAAGGGTGAGGTAGCTGATGCAGATGGCGGGAATCAGGAAGAAGATGTTCTCATGCAGGATGAAATTTTTAAGTCTCGCCTAGCCAGCATCAAACGG GAGGAGGAAGCTGTATTGCGTGAAAGAGACCGCCATGAATTGGAGAAGGGAAGATTAATACGTGAAATGAAACGTATAAGGGATGAGGATGGCTCTCGTTTCAACAATTTTCAGATATTGAATCACCGCTATGCTCTGTTAAACCTTTTGGGCAAAGGAGGATTTAGTGAAGTTTATAAG GCTTTTGACTTGGTGGAACATAGATATGTTGCCTGTAAGCTACATGGTTTGAATGCTCAGTGGAGTGAAGAGAAGAAGCAAAGCTATATACGGCATGCAATCAGGGAATATAATATTCACAAAACTTTGGTCCACCGTCACATAGTTCGGCTTTGGGACATCTTTGAGATTGATCACAACACATTCTGCACTGTCTTGGAGTATTGCAGTG GCAAGGATCTCGATGCTGTTCTTAAAGCAACACCTATACTCCCAGAAAGAGAAGCTAGAATTATTGTAGTCCAGATCTTTCAGGGCCTTGTTTACCTGAATAAAAGATCACAGAAGATTATTCATTACGATTTGAAACCTGGAAACGTTctatttgatgaatttggcGTTGCCAAAGTCACAGATTTCGGTCTTAGCAAGATTGTGGAGGACAATGTTGGATCCCAAGGCATGGAACTTACATCCCAGGGCGCTG GTATCTGCCTCCTGAATGTTTTGAGCTAA